One genomic window of Paeniglutamicibacter sp. Y32M11 includes the following:
- a CDS encoding ABC transporter ATP-binding protein has protein sequence MALAAETLTLAYDERVISENLSVKIPEGAFTVIVGPNACGKSTLLRAFSRLLKPRTGSVVLDGRTIHSYKAKEVARKLGLLPQTSTAPDGISVADLVARGRYPHQSLIRQWSTSDEAAVVAAMAATNVANLSGRQVDELSGGQRQRVWVAMALAQQTPTLLLDEPTTYLDIAHQIELLELFGRLNRENNQTLVAVLHDLNHACRYATHLIAMKEGKVVAAGDPSEIVTAELVQEVFGLPCMIIQDPLTGTPLVIPWGSARK, from the coding sequence ATGGCACTTGCAGCAGAGACCCTCACCTTGGCATACGACGAACGCGTGATCTCAGAGAACCTGAGCGTCAAGATTCCCGAGGGCGCCTTTACCGTCATCGTCGGCCCCAACGCCTGTGGAAAATCGACGCTGTTGCGCGCCTTCTCCCGCTTGCTTAAGCCCCGGACCGGGTCGGTAGTGCTCGACGGGCGCACCATTCATTCCTACAAGGCCAAGGAAGTGGCGCGGAAGCTCGGGCTGCTGCCACAGACCTCGACTGCTCCGGACGGAATTTCCGTGGCGGACTTGGTGGCCCGCGGCCGCTATCCGCATCAATCACTGATCCGCCAATGGTCGACATCGGACGAGGCGGCAGTCGTGGCGGCCATGGCCGCCACGAACGTCGCAAACCTTTCCGGGCGACAGGTCGACGAGCTGTCCGGCGGGCAGCGCCAACGAGTCTGGGTAGCCATGGCCCTGGCCCAACAAACCCCGACGCTGCTCCTGGACGAGCCGACAACCTATCTGGACATTGCGCACCAAATCGAATTGCTAGAGCTTTTTGGCCGACTCAACCGCGAGAACAATCAGACCTTGGTGGCAGTGCTGCATGACCTGAACCATGCGTGCCGCTATGCAACGCACCTGATAGCCATGAAAGAGGGGAAGGTGGTTGCTGCAGGGGACCCATCGGAGATCGTGACAGCTGAACTGGTTCAGGAGGTGTTTGGTCTGCCGTGCATGATCATCCAGGATCCTTTGACAGGTACTC